Proteins encoded in a region of the Niveispirillum cyanobacteriorum genome:
- a CDS encoding thiamine pyrophosphate-binding protein yields MNELTGAEAAVRMLQAHGVRHVFGLCGDTSLPFYDALCRLDHGMTHVLTRDERCAAYMADAYARVTGRPGICEGPSGGGATYILPGVVEANESSIALLSITSDIPVGGRGHYALTELDQKALFAPLTKWNAVADRADQIPHLFRTAFRAMTTGRPGATHIGLPYDLQKQTLDAGMIWAQAEHTRFPAFRAGPDPDSVASAADALLKARAPFFLCGGGVVISGAQEALRDLAELLDAPVASTISGHGAIRDDHPLAVGVVGTNGGTEETRAAIQGADLVVFVGCRAGSTATEHGRVPGHDIPVIHIDADPMVVGANYRYDAAIIGDAKLALEALIREIAQRTAPRDSGVRRRLAALKNAKRERFDMLARSPDLPIRPERVVAALQEHLPEDGIIVADPGTPCPYFSGHFEIRNSTTRIITNRAQGALGFAMSAAIGAWYGRPDAKVVAVMGDGSFGFTVGELETIVRKRVPLTMIVMSNASYGWIKASQKSGYGKRYFSVDFDRTDHALVAEAYGIKSWTVRDPAELDGVIRKALSFGGPTLIDVIAQPLEQSNVPVSQWMG; encoded by the coding sequence ATGAATGAGTTGACAGGTGCGGAAGCCGCTGTGCGGATGCTGCAGGCCCACGGGGTGCGGCACGTGTTCGGACTGTGCGGTGACACCAGCCTCCCCTTCTATGACGCGCTCTGCCGGCTGGATCATGGCATGACGCACGTGCTGACGCGGGATGAACGCTGTGCTGCCTATATGGCCGATGCCTATGCGCGCGTCACCGGGCGACCCGGTATCTGCGAAGGACCCAGCGGTGGTGGCGCCACCTATATCCTGCCCGGTGTGGTGGAGGCGAATGAAAGTTCGATCGCCTTGCTCTCCATCACCTCCGACATCCCCGTGGGCGGGCGGGGGCATTATGCGCTGACGGAGTTGGACCAGAAGGCCCTGTTCGCGCCCCTGACCAAGTGGAACGCAGTAGCGGACCGGGCGGATCAGATTCCCCACCTCTTCCGCACCGCCTTCCGCGCCATGACCACAGGCCGACCGGGGGCGACTCATATCGGCCTGCCCTATGATCTTCAAAAGCAGACATTGGATGCCGGGATGATCTGGGCCCAGGCCGAGCATACCCGCTTCCCCGCCTTTCGCGCCGGCCCCGACCCGGACAGCGTGGCCTCGGCGGCAGACGCACTGCTGAAGGCCCGGGCACCATTCTTCCTGTGTGGTGGCGGGGTGGTGATCTCCGGCGCACAAGAAGCTTTACGCGATCTGGCGGAACTACTGGACGCGCCCGTGGCCTCTACCATTTCCGGTCATGGTGCGATCCGGGACGACCATCCGCTGGCGGTCGGCGTGGTCGGCACCAACGGCGGGACGGAGGAAACGCGCGCTGCCATCCAGGGCGCTGATCTGGTTGTGTTTGTGGGCTGCCGTGCCGGGTCCACCGCCACCGAACATGGGCGGGTTCCGGGACATGACATCCCGGTCATCCATATCGATGCCGATCCGATGGTGGTAGGGGCCAATTACCGCTACGATGCGGCCATCATCGGCGACGCGAAACTGGCGCTGGAAGCGCTGATCCGCGAAATCGCCCAACGCACTGCCCCGCGTGACAGCGGTGTGCGCCGACGGCTGGCCGCCCTGAAAAACGCCAAGCGGGAGCGGTTTGACATGCTGGCACGGTCGCCCGACCTGCCCATCCGGCCGGAACGGGTGGTGGCCGCCTTGCAGGAACATTTGCCGGAGGATGGCATCATCGTTGCCGATCCAGGCACCCCCTGCCCCTATTTCTCTGGCCATTTTGAAATCCGTAACAGCACGACCCGCATCATCACCAACCGCGCCCAGGGTGCTCTTGGTTTTGCCATGTCGGCGGCCATCGGTGCCTGGTACGGTCGGCCGGATGCAAAGGTTGTGGCCGTGATGGGCGATGGCAGCTTTGGCTTCACGGTGGGAGAGCTCGAAACCATCGTACGCAAGCGCGTGCCGCTGACCATGATCGTCATGTCCAACGCCTCCTACGGCTGGATCAAGGCCAGCCAGAAGAGCGGCTATGGCAAGCGTTACTTCTCCGTCGATTTCGACCGCACCGACCATGCGCTGGTGGCTGAGGCCTATGGCATCAAATCATGGACCGTCCGCGACCCGGCAGAACTGGATGGCGTGATCCGCAAGGCGCTGTCTTTCGGCGGGCCAACACTGATCGACGTGATCGCCCAGCCGCTGGAACAATCCAACGTCCCCGTCAGCCAATGGATGGGCTGA
- a CDS encoding aldo/keto reductase — protein MTPRLLAGRAVRPVGLGCMGMCWAYGPAMGEGDAVRLLHCAIDLGYDHFDTAALYGGGQSETLLGRAVAGRRDRVLIASKVGLFARGVGRGIDGRPETIRAGCDTSLARLGIDHIDLFYLHRLDPTVPIEESVGAIGLSEVSAVTLRRAANVHPIAAVQTEYSPWSRNAEIAVLNACRSLGTAFVAFSPLARGVLAGGVEDPNRLGRADIRRYMPRFTAENWPANRELATEFALLAEIYGMTPAQLSLAWILSRGDHVHAIPGTTSLAHLEENAQTMEVPEDLIARIDWLFDPANVSGPRYPADVQAGVDTEEFG, from the coding sequence ATGACGCCCCGTCTGCTGGCCGGGCGGGCGGTACGGCCCGTCGGCCTTGGCTGCATGGGCATGTGCTGGGCCTATGGCCCGGCCATGGGGGAGGGGGATGCGGTGCGGCTTCTGCACTGCGCCATCGACCTTGGTTATGATCATTTCGACACGGCGGCGCTTTATGGCGGGGGGCAAAGCGAGACGCTCCTGGGCCGTGCCGTCGCGGGCCGGCGCGACCGTGTGCTGATCGCCAGCAAGGTTGGCCTGTTCGCCCGAGGTGTCGGGCGGGGTATTGATGGACGGCCGGAAACGATCCGCGCCGGCTGCGATACCTCGCTCGCCCGCCTGGGGATTGACCATATCGATCTGTTCTATCTGCACCGTTTGGACCCTACGGTCCCGATCGAGGAGTCTGTCGGCGCCATCGGCCTTTCAGAGGTCTCCGCTGTCACCCTGCGCCGCGCGGCGAATGTGCATCCGATTGCGGCCGTGCAGACCGAGTATTCGCCCTGGTCGCGCAATGCGGAGATCGCCGTGTTGAACGCCTGCCGAAGCCTCGGCACGGCGTTTGTGGCATTTTCACCCCTGGCGCGCGGTGTGCTGGCAGGGGGCGTCGAAGACCCGAACCGACTGGGCCGCGCCGATATTCGTCGTTATATGCCCCGCTTCACTGCGGAAAATTGGCCCGCAAACCGTGAGCTTGCAACGGAATTCGCACTGCTGGCCGAGATCTATGGCATGACGCCGGCACAGCTTTCACTGGCCTGGATTCTGTCACGCGGGGACCATGTGCATGCCATTCCGGGCACGACGTCGCTGGCGCATCTGGAAGAGAATGCGCAGACCATGGAAGTCCCAGAAGACCTGATCGCGCGCATCGACTGGCTGTTCGACCCCGCCAATGTCAGTGGCCCGCGCTATCCGGCCGACGTTCAGGCCGGGGTGGACACGGAGGAGTTCGGCTGA
- a CDS encoding MFS transporter yields the protein MIPVPLRHRRFRWFFAARLLTMLAHSATVICLGWLVYDLARQTMDVRAAAFRLGLIGAVQFLPFLLFSPFAGYVADRFNRRRVVMLSLTAQMASIAAVGLLVWSGKATLPTLYILAAFIAAARSFYMPANNALTPKLVPPEILPNAIALYAISGRVGAIIGPTLGGFVFAVSPWGAFGFSAVLLALAVTGQLIVGPIEQPPGTGTSKPLGMIRDGFRYVVSNRMLLGAISLDMFSVLLGGVTAMLPVFARDILQAGPEGLGLLRTAPSIGAVLTGVWLSMRPLRSGVGVKMLIAVAIFGVCTVVFGLSTHLPLSIGCLVVLGAADMISVNVRQSLVTIATPDTMRGRVGAVSTLFISASNELGEMESGALAAAIGPVGSVVVGGTCAVGIAVAWAKLFPELRHARDFNPPQPNSSVSTPA from the coding sequence TTGATCCCGGTTCCCCTGCGGCACCGCCGCTTCCGCTGGTTCTTCGCGGCGCGGCTGCTGACCATGCTGGCCCATAGCGCCACCGTCATCTGTCTGGGCTGGCTGGTCTATGATCTGGCCCGACAGACCATGGATGTGCGCGCGGCTGCATTCCGTCTGGGCCTGATCGGCGCTGTGCAGTTCCTGCCCTTCTTGCTGTTCAGCCCGTTCGCCGGCTATGTGGCCGACCGGTTCAACCGCCGACGCGTGGTGATGCTGTCGCTTACCGCCCAGATGGCCAGCATCGCCGCAGTCGGACTGCTGGTATGGAGCGGCAAAGCCACCTTGCCGACGCTCTATATCCTGGCGGCCTTTATTGCAGCGGCACGGTCCTTTTACATGCCGGCCAACAATGCCCTGACGCCGAAATTGGTTCCGCCAGAGATCCTGCCCAACGCCATTGCGCTCTATGCCATTTCCGGCCGCGTCGGGGCCATTATCGGACCGACCTTGGGCGGTTTCGTGTTTGCCGTATCGCCCTGGGGTGCCTTTGGCTTCAGCGCAGTCCTGCTGGCTTTGGCGGTCACCGGGCAATTGATTGTCGGTCCCATCGAACAACCGCCGGGGACGGGCACATCAAAGCCACTGGGCATGATCAGGGATGGGTTCCGTTACGTTGTTTCTAACCGCATGCTGCTGGGGGCCATCAGCCTGGACATGTTCTCCGTGCTTCTGGGTGGGGTAACGGCCATGCTGCCCGTCTTCGCACGCGATATTCTTCAGGCTGGCCCGGAAGGGCTGGGTCTGCTGCGCACCGCCCCTTCCATCGGGGCTGTCCTGACCGGTGTCTGGCTGTCGATGCGGCCTTTGCGCAGCGGGGTGGGCGTGAAGATGCTGATCGCAGTTGCCATATTCGGCGTCTGCACCGTCGTTTTCGGCCTATCCACCCACCTGCCTCTGTCTATTGGGTGTCTGGTGGTACTGGGGGCGGCCGACATGATCTCCGTGAATGTGCGTCAGTCGCTGGTCACCATCGCCACGCCCGATACCATGCGCGGCCGGGTTGGGGCCGTATCGACCCTGTTCATCTCCGCCTCCAACGAGCTGGGGGAGATGGAATCCGGGGCGCTGGCCGCCGCCATCGGCCCGGTGGGATCGGTGGTGGTGGGCGGTACCTGCGCGGTCGGCATCGCGGTGGCCTGGGCAAAGCTGTTCCCGGAACTGCGCCATGCCCGGGATTTCAACCCACCTCAGCCGAACTCCTCCGTGTCCACCCCGGCCTGA
- a CDS encoding phosphate ABC transporter substrate-binding protein, protein MAAEKLTLRTNLADYPQTLAMKDGRVTSDVVDLNYCGPEQAHNAFKAMVRRNEYDCGELAIVTYLQAKAYNKPYVMLPAPISGRFQHHCAGFNKELGHLNPKDIEGKKVGVRTYAQTTGLWIRGVLQHEYGVDLDKVTWMTVGEGHLAEYADPPNCTPLPKGSDIGQMMLDGELAATLQGVDLPKDSRVQHLVPEPFKAAKDWFARVGVVPINHIFAVHESISRERPDVVREIYRMISESRALTAGGLPDPFPPMGLEANRKGLELAIDWSFEQRIIPRRLSVDELFDDVTGSLG, encoded by the coding sequence ATGGCCGCCGAAAAGCTGACCCTGCGCACCAATCTTGCCGACTATCCGCAAACGCTGGCCATGAAGGATGGCCGTGTCACCTCGGACGTTGTGGATCTGAACTATTGCGGGCCCGAACAGGCGCATAATGCCTTCAAAGCCATGGTTCGCCGCAACGAATATGATTGCGGCGAGTTGGCCATCGTCACGTACTTGCAGGCGAAAGCCTACAACAAGCCCTATGTGATGCTGCCGGCCCCCATTTCTGGCCGGTTCCAGCATCATTGCGCCGGTTTCAACAAGGAACTCGGCCACCTGAACCCCAAGGATATCGAGGGCAAAAAGGTTGGCGTGCGCACCTATGCCCAGACGACGGGCCTGTGGATCCGCGGGGTCCTTCAGCATGAATATGGCGTGGACCTGGACAAGGTCACCTGGATGACGGTTGGTGAGGGGCATCTGGCCGAATATGCCGATCCGCCCAACTGCACCCCGTTGCCCAAAGGGTCCGATATTGGCCAGATGATGTTGGATGGTGAGTTGGCGGCAACGTTGCAGGGGGTGGACCTGCCCAAGGACAGCCGCGTCCAGCATCTGGTACCAGAGCCGTTCAAGGCGGCGAAGGACTGGTTTGCGCGTGTCGGTGTGGTACCCATCAACCATATTTTCGCGGTACATGAGAGCATTTCGCGCGAACGGCCCGATGTAGTGCGCGAAATCTATCGCATGATCAGTGAGAGCCGGGCACTGACGGCGGGCGGTCTGCCCGACCCGTTCCCGCCCATGGGCCTTGAGGCCAACCGCAAGGGCCTTGAACTCGCTATCGACTGGTCGTTCGAACAGAGGATCATCCCCCGCCGCCTGTCGGTGGATGAACTGTTCGATGACGTCACCGGGTCGCTGGGCTGA